The proteins below come from a single Biomphalaria glabrata chromosome 10, xgBioGlab47.1, whole genome shotgun sequence genomic window:
- the LOC129928806 gene encoding uncharacterized protein LOC129928806, with protein sequence MGKSNQTSRASEFAPTSIATQEAPRGSQYPPSVRASEAPQNPRQTYHSSASQYPPSIQDPNASQYPRESYFSGVSQYLPSTQDPNASQYPRQSYYSSDSQYPPPTQDPNAPQYPPQEYDPNAGPPYAIQPSVYDQMPVVGNKSLLWMDTPVHIICQYCNAEITTMTDPVVGWCTWTMCCLFTIGWQVLSMCDRHILLQLSEGCESRVSPMFRGRWHIPSPAYVNSVAALFSRQEKCSLSNSKRRMFTQKFKKNVHSQIQKEKCSLSNSRRKMFTLKFKKNVHSQINTKL encoded by the exons ATGGGCAAATCCAATCAGACCTCCAGGGCATCTGAATTTGCCCCCACATCTATTGCTACTCAAGAAGCACCACGCGGTTCTCAATATCCGCCTTCAGTACGAGCTTCAGAGGCTCCACAGAATCCACGGCAAACATATCACTCTAGCGCCTCTCAGTATCCGCCATCAATTCAAGATCCGAACGCTTCGCAGTATCCACGGGAATCTTATTTCTCGGGCGTCTCTCAGTATCTTCCATCAACACAAGATCCGAACGCTTCGCAGTATCCACGGCAATCTTATTACTCTAGCGACTCCCAGTATCCGCCACCAACACAAGATCCGAACGCTCCGCAGTATCCACCGCAAGAATACGATCCAAACGCCGGTCCACCATATGCCATTCA GCCCTCGGTCTACGACCAGATGCCTGTCGTTGGAAACAAAAGTCTTCTTTGGATGGATACTCCCGTACACATTATCTGCCAGTATTGCAACGCTGAGATTACGACAATGACAGATCCGGTGGTTGGTTGGTGCACGTGGACTATGTGTTGTCTCTTTACCATTGGATGGCAA GTGCTTTCCATGTGCGATCGCCACATTCTTTTGCAACTCTCTGAAGGATGTGAATCACGTGTGTCCCCAATGTTTAGGGGTCGTTGGCACATACCATCGCCTGCATATGTGAACTCTGTTGCTGCTCTCTTCAGCCGTCAAGAAAAATGTTCACTCTCAAATTCAAAAAGAAGAATGTTCACTCAAAAATTCAAGAAAAATGTTCACTCTcaaattcaaaaagaaaaatgttcacTCTCAAATTCAAGAAGAAAAATGTTCACTCTCAAATTCAAGAAGAATGTTCACTCACAAATTaacacaaaactttaa